The Brassica oleracea var. oleracea cultivar TO1000 unplaced genomic scaffold, BOL UnpScaffold00895, whole genome shotgun sequence genome has a segment encoding these proteins:
- the LOC106320362 gene encoding uncharacterized protein LOC106320362 — protein sequence MGEELADTMNLDLNLGPGPESSDLQQALSETVNFADWTSEPPSERPSDAVTRIRTRRRTRFRQLNLPIIPVLSETLTMDIELSQLMGSSPNGVAFQTGEGSERGNENLKMCENGEGATGDGISEKKADVDKSSGGGDGNFFDCNICLDVSKEPVLTCCGHLYCWPCLFQLLNISEAKECPVCKGEVTSKTVTPIYGRGNHKREVVEECLDTKIPMRPHARRIESLRNTIQRSPFTIPMEEMIRRIQSRFDRDSTLVPEASERVNDRANSILNRLMTSRGVRSEQNQASAASEDIDLNPNIAAPDLEGETTSTRFHPLLIRRQLQSHRVARISNFTSALSSAERLVDAYFRTHPLGRSHHQELHHHSPVVIDDRDSFSSIAAVINSESQVDTAVEIDSMVTLSTSSSRRRNENGSRVSDVDSADSRPPRRRRFT from the coding sequence atgGGTGAAGAGTTAGCTGACACTATGAACCTGGATTTGAATCTAGGCCCTGGTCCTGAGTCGTCAGATCTCCAGCAGGCCCTAAGTGAAACTGTGAATTTCGCTGATTGGACTAGTGAGCCGCCTTCTGAGAGACCCTCAGACGCTGTGACAAGGATCAGAACCCGGCGTAGGACGAGGTTCAGACAACTTAATCTCCCCATCATCCCGGTTCTGTCTGAAACCCTTACCATGGATATAGAACTGAGCCAGTTGATGGGAAGCTCTCCAAACGGAGTTGCTTTCCAGACTGGCGAAGGTAGTGAAAGAGGCAACGAGAATCTGAAAATGTGTGAGAACGGAGAGGGAGCCACTGGGGACGGTATATCAGAGAAGAAAGCGGATGTTGACAAAAGCAGCGGCGGGGGCGATGGTAACTTCTTCGATTGTAATATATGTTTGGACGTGTCAAAGGAGCCGGTTCTCACTTGCTGTGGCCATCTTTACTGTTGGCCGTGTCTCTTCCAATTGCTAAACATCTCGGAAGCAAAGGAGTGTCCGGTCTGCAAAGGAGAGGTGACCTCCAAAACCGTGACACCGATCTACGGGCGTGGGAACCATAAAAGAGAAGTTGTTGAAGAGTGTTTAGATACAAAGATCCCTATGAGACCTCATGCTAGACGCATTGAGAGTTTGAGGAATACAATTCAAAGGTCGCCTTTTACAATACCAATGGAAGAGATGATTAGACGTATACAGAGTAGGTTCGACAGGGACTCAACCCTTGTCCCTGAGGCATCAGAGAGAGTTAATGATCGAGCCAATTCGATTCTTAACCGGTTGATGACTTCTAGAGGAGTTAGATCAGAGCAGAACCAGGCTAGTGCTGCATCAGAGGATATTGATCTGAACCCCAACATTGCTGCTCCTGATCTTGAAGGAGAGACCACCAGCACGAGATTCCATCCTCTGTTGATCCGGAGACAGTTACAGTCACACAGAGTCGCAAGGATCTCGAATTTCACCTCTGCGTTGAGCTCTGCTGAGAGGCTTGTGGACGCGTATTTTAGAACTCATCCATTGGGGAGGAGCCACCACCAGGAGTTGCACCATCATTCTCCTGTTGTGATTGACGATAGAGACTCTTTCTCAAGCATTGCAGCTGTAATAAACTCTGAGAGTCAAGTGGATACTGCAGTTGAGATTGATTCAATGGTTACTCTTTCGACGTCTTCTTCGAGGAGAAGGAATGAGAATGGGTCGAGGGTTTCTGATGTAGACAGTGCTGATTCTCGCCCGCCTAGGAGAAGGAGATTTACTTGA
- the LOC106320364 gene encoding probable plastid-lipid-associated protein 9, chloroplastic translates to MALLQHCSVSVISAVRLSFSSSASPPLTTRASLNFHQEKKSYSRRMICRAMVQEAAAQGIPSVYAREMERLSAKESLILAFNDAGGFEALVTGKITDLQKIDVNERITTLERLNPTPRPTTSPYLEGRWSFEWFGSNIPGSLAARVIFERFPSSFVSLSSMDIVIKDASTRATANVKLLNMIENKVILTSKLTVEGPLRMKEEYLEGMLESPTVIEEAVPEQLRGLLGQATTTLQHLPEPVKDTLANGLRIPLGGSYQRFFMISYLDDEILIVRDTLGVPEVLTRVETSSSSSVIENLEYNS, encoded by the exons ATGGCACTGCTACAACACTGTTCCGTCTCCGTCATCTCTGCGGTTCGATTGAGCTTCTCATCCTCCGCATCACCACCGTTGACGACAAGGGCTTCTCTCAATTTTCACCAGGAGAAGAAGAGTTATTCCCGGAGAATGATATGCAGAGCTATGGTACAAGAGGCGGCAGCTCAAGGGATCCCTTCAGTTTACGCCAGAGAAATGGAGCGTCTCTCCGCCAAAGAATCGCTCATTCTCGCC TTCAATGATGCTGGAGGCTTTGAGGCTTTAGTTACAGGGAAGATCACTGATCTACAAAAGATTGATGTGAATGAGAGGATAACTACACTAGAGCGGCTTAACCCTACTCCTAGACCAACCAC GTCTCCTTATCTTGAAGGCAGATGGAGTTTTGAGTGGTTTGGATCCAACATTCCTGGTTCACTTGCTGCTCGTGTTATTTTCGA GAGGTTTCCTTCGTCATTTGTGAGTCTATCAAGTATGGACATTGTCATTAAAGATGCTAGCACAAGGGCCACCGCCAACGTTAAGCTGTTAAACatg ATCGAAAACAAAGTCATCCTGACATCGAAATTGACAGTGGAAGGGCCTTTGAGGATGAAGGAGGAGTATCTAGAGGGAATGCTAGAGTCGCCAACTGTTATTGAAGAAGCAGTACCGGAACAGCTAAGAGGTTTGTTGGGTCAAGCTACCACGACGTTGCAGCATCTTCCTGAACCTGTTAAGGACACTCTAGCCAATGGTCTAAGAATTCCACTTG GTGGATCTTACCAGAGATTCTTCATGATATCTTATCTAGACGACGAGATTCTT ATTGTAAGAGATACTTTGGGAGTGCCTGAAGTTCTAACGAGGGTTGAAACATCGTCTTCATCGAGCGTTATAGAGAATCTTGAATACAACAGTTAA
- the LOC106320365 gene encoding VQ motif-containing protein 25-like codes for MEATIFKKSRSSSSTLAMHKQSYSITKTKPKIRIIHIFAPEIIKTDVANFRELVQSLTGKPEDHGVSRTKTRRGTHRQVQDMINMEKPGEVERCDDQGFCSNSEMEDMSMTWNGDNDGGELSGGFLNGMGDFGGFIQELGEFPYLPSSAMDVSASSNSSSSSHLHGGSIFSDSHHQF; via the coding sequence ATGGAAGCCACCATCTTCAAGAAATCAAGAAGCTCATCATCAACCCTAGCGATGCACAAACAATCATACtcaataaccaaaacaaagccAAAGATCcgtataattcatatatttgcACCTGAGATCATCAAGACCGACGTTGCCAACTTCCGAGAGCTCGTCCAGAGCCTCACAGGCAAACCAGAAGACCATGGTGTTTCAAGGACAAAGACAAGAAGAGGTACTCATCGTCAAGTCCAAGACATGATCAACATGGAGAAACCAGGAGAAGTAGAGCGTTGTGATGATCAAGGGTTCTGCTCAAACTCAGAGATGGAAGATATGTCGATGACTTGGAACGGTGATAATGACGGTGGTGAGCTCTCAGGAGGGTTCTTGAATGGTATGGGAGATTTTGGAGGGTTTATTCAAGAACTTGGTGAATTTCCCTATTTGCCCTCGTCCGCCATGGACGTTTCTGCTTCTTCTAACTCGTCTTCTTCCTCCCATTTACATGGTGGATCAATTTTCTCAGATTCTCATCACCAATTCTAA